gatttagaacgacatacaaacctatgacgtttttatcagatttaaaacgacatacaaacctatgacgtttttatccgatttataacgacatacaaacctatgacttttttatcagatttataacgacatacaaacctatgactttttagttgatttataactatatacaaacctatgacgttttcatcagatttagaacgacatacaaacctatgacgtttttatcagatttagaacgacatacaaacctatgacgtttttatccgatttataacgacatacaaacctatgacgtttttatcagatttaaaacgacatacaaacctatgatgtttttatccgatttataacgacatacaaacctatgacgtttttatcagatttaaaacgacatacaaacctatgacgtttttatccgatttataacgacatacaaacctatgacgtttttatcagatttaaaacgacatacaaacctatgatgtttttatcagatttataacgacatacaaacctatgatgtttttatcagatttataacgacatacaaacctatgatgtttttatccgatttagaacgacatacaaacctatgacgtttttatcagatttaaaacgacatacaaacctatgacttttttgtttatttataacgacatacaaacctatgacgtttttatccgatttataacgacatacaaacctatgatgtttttatcagatttataacgacatacaaacctatgacgtttttatccgatttataacgacatacaaacctatgacgtttttatcagattcgtaacgacatacaaacctatgactttttagttgatttagaacgacatacaaacctatgacttttttatcagattcgtaacgacatacaaacctatgactttttagttgatttataactatatacaaacctatgacgtttttatcagatttagaacgacatacaaacctatgacgtttttatcagattcgtaacgacatacaaacctatgacgtttttatcagatttagaacgacatacaaacctatgacgtttttatcagattcgtaacgacatacaaacctatgacgtttttatcagatttagaacgacatacaaacctatgactttttagttgatttataactatatacaaacctatgacgtttttatcagattcataacgacatacaaacctatgatgttttcatcagttttaaaacgacatacaaacctatgacgtttttatcagatttaaaacgacatacaaacctttgacgtttttatcagatttagaacgacatacaaacctttgacgtttttatcagatttataacgacatacaaacctatgacgtttttatcagattcataacgacatacaaacctatgacttttttatcagattcataacgacatacaaacctatgacgtttttatcagattcataacgacatacaaacctatgacgtttttatcagattcataacgacatacaaacctatgacgtttttatcagatttataacgacatacaaacctatgacgtttttatcagattcgtaacgacatacaaacctatgacgtttttatccgatttataacgacatacaaacctatgacgtttttatcagattcataacgacatacaaacctatgatgtttttatcagatttagaacgacatacaaacctatgactttttatcagatttagaacgacatacaaacctatgacgtttttatccgATTTATAACGaaatacaaacctatgatgtttttatcagttttataacgacatacaaacctatgatgtttttatcagttttaaaacgacatacaaacctatgatgtttttatcagatttagaacgacatacaaacctatgacgttttcatcagatttagaacgacatacaaacctatgacgtttttatccgatttataacgacatacaaacctatgacttttttatcagatttataacgacatacaaacctatgacttttttatccgatttataacgacatacaaacctatgacgtttttatccgatttataacgacatacaaacctatgacgtttttatcagatttaaaacgacatacaaacctttgacgtttttatcagatttagaacgacatacaaacctatgacttttttatccgatttataacgacatacaaacctatgacgtttttatccgatttataacgacatacaaacctatgacttttttatcagatttataacgacatacaaacctatgacgtttttatcagatttaaaacgacatacaaacctatgacttttttatccgatttataacgacatacaaacctatgacgtttttatccgatttataacgacatacaaacctatgacgtttttatcagatttaaaacgacatacaaacctatgacgtttttatcagatttaaaacgacatacaaacctttgacgtttttatcagatttagaacgacatacaaacctttgacgtttttatcagatttataacgacatacaaacctatgacttttttatcagatttataacgacatacaaacctatgacgtttttatcagatttaaaacgacatacaaacctatgacgtttttatcagatttataacgacatacaaacctatgacgtttttatccgatttataacgacatacaaacctatgacgtttttatcagatttaaaacgacatacaaacctatgacgtttttatcagatttaaaacgacatacaaacctttgacgtttttatcagatttagaacgacatacaaacctttgacgtttttatcagatttataacgacatacaaacctttgacgtttttatcagatttaaaacgacatacaaacctatgacgtttttatcagattcgtaacgacatacaaacctatgatgtttttatccgatttataacgacatacaaacctatgacttttttatccgatttataacgacatacaaacctatgacgtttttatccgatttataacgacatacaaacctatgacgtttttatcagatttataacgacatacaaacctatgatgtttttatcagatttaaaacgacatacaaacctatgatgtttttatcagttttagaacgacatacaaacctatgatgtttttatcagatttagaacaacatacaaacctatgacttttttgtttatttataacgacatacaaacctatgatgtttttatccgATAtttaacgacatacaaacctatgacaaAGCTTAACATTGGATGTTTATGTCCACATCCTCAGTAACAATCCTAAAAAGCTGTTGGATGATCACGAACAAACGGGGATTCAGAAGCAAAATATCACAAATGGTAAACTTCTCCAATGCCTCCATCTCcatttttattagtttttctactgtatacaaatattcacacacaaaatgttctCCAAAAAAGCCCCTAGTGTCTCGTAAACATTCGTTTGCCCCTCGTCTTTCGTTTCCTTCATTGTGTGCTGCGTTGTCCACGACCTTCTTCTTAACAACAGAGGCCACTAGATCCTCATGCacggcaccccccccccccccccccccacacacacacacacacagactttcatAAAGTCTCTGCCGGCATCCGGGATGAAGGCAGAAATCACAGTGTGAAGCTGGACAGGTTGACATCAGTGCGCTCAGTGCGACCCACATTGTGTGGGTCGGCTTCGAGCTTAgtgtgagaggggggcggggggggcaaGACTTGATGTTTCGATCGATTGTTGATGAAAAACGTCCCTCAGCTCGAACAGATAAACGTTTACTGTttgtccttaaaaaaaaataagcgtGGAACACAGATGGTAGAAGCCACATCACCACAGTCGAGACAGTTACAgaaatttattattttttttcaatattacaTCATCTCACATCCTTCCTCATACACGACTATGGCACTCGGAAAAGAatgaatcacacacaaacatccggTCGTGACATCAAGCGTTTTTTAGATTTGAAGAGTTTTAAGACGAGACTGTTGAAGGGCTACAGAATGCAGTTTTGTCAAGTAATGAGGAGGCAGAGCTGGAGTACAGGGGACACGACTGGTGCGGGTTAGATCTGCATATTCGTTCAACTTTCTTCAGTTCATAGGGACCCCCGCCAATCTAAACCTAGTAATGCGAAAACAAGATATacgtatttatatatatatatagagattAATTTATATATCTGAGAGGATAATGGAGGGCGACAGTAAAGATTACAAGCTGCATTCTCCCTGCCGCCGCCGCCCATGTGTTCCCCTCGTCTCTGGATCTTTATTCAATATGTACTCTGCCAGCAGTGGCTCTTTCCCAAGATACCAGGAAAGCAGTAGTGCAATAAAGTTTTGAGcagggttttctttttcaaaaatgaaaattcatgAAGTACAGGAGCTTAGCACTTGAAGACTGTTTAAGATGCAAGTCATAATTTGAacagtgaagggggggggggtgatagtACGACTGAGTATTAGGGCCAtgttacagaaaataaatattagaGATAAGTAGCAATTTATCAAGAAGAGGGTCTTTATCTTTTGTTGTGCTTCTCGAGAAACTAAGAATTCCCGCATTTGAAACCGAGAACTTTAATCGACTGCAAGTCTGCACCACATTTTAAAACTCCGTCGAGatgaattattgttatttaaattaaacctATGCCAAAGTTTAATTTAACAAGATGCTCCAGAATTCCTTAAATGTACTTTAATCTCTGTATCTCTGATTGATTTTCCCTGTAAGTGGCCCTTATCTCAGTCGTAAATTAGGACACTTGAGAAAAGACGATACATTATCCCAAATGTACTAtaggacctttttttttctgggtgTTGTTCACGTGTTGCTGTCGCTTTTCAAAGTGCGATTCAAACAGCATATATGTTTCTCTACAAGACATCGACAGTGAAACAATACGTTTTACACGATAACGTTAAGAGAAGACAGCGACCAGGTCGTGTGTGGCGTCTGACCTTTCCGTGACCTCTGCAGGTTTCTAATAAAAAGGCATTATTGAAACATAAGGCGACCAGCCTGGAGGGTTTGGAGGCGTCCAGCCTGAGCTACATTCCATCTTTGATAACAAAATAACTTAGGAGAGAACATGAAATGTTTTAGCTTATAGTGATGTCCTTTTTATTAGTATTCAGGCTAAAACAACTTatcttatttctctctttcgctctctaagttttattttttcttcttaaataGGCTTTTGATTTTTGACGAGGAGCGCTTGATTCTCTCTCCATTGTCGCTGGAGTCCTGGGAGGAGTTGCTCTGGAGCTTGTGCTCCCTTCCCACGCTCCGGCCCTCCGAGTCCAGGGAGGTCAGAGACGGGTTGCGGCCCACGTTGGGCAGCATGCTGGCCGGCAGCTGCCCGTAGCTGTAGGACTTCTCCAGGATGCCGTTGTACACGCCCTTCCCCGTGGGCGAGGTGACGCCCCCCTGCGTGAAGGTTAGGCTCTGAGACTCGGGCAGGATGTGGGTGAGGTCAGGAGAGCCTCTGTGTGCAAACGGGTGGTGCTCCATGGCCGGGGAGGGCGAGGTGGACGGCGGCCCTGACGGGGTGGTGGCCGGGGtcggggggagagggggaggcgTGGAGTccctgaggctgctgctgctgctgctgctgctggtgtgggGGGTGCACGCTGCGAGCTCCGGACTGTGGctgtagagcagcagctcctcgcGGGAGATCTTGCGGTACGGGGTCTCCGACCCGGGCGAGCAGGGGTTGTGCGGCGGCTTCCGGCCCATGGACGAGTTGAGGGAGTCTGTGTCGGAGCCGCCCTCCTGAGTCGGTTCCCTGAGGGAGGAGACACAACGTCAACATGAGGAGACTCACACAAAGGAGCAACTTGATCAGAAGAttgaaaaaaatagaaaaacgaTTGATATaacaactacacaacaacaGTAGTGTTGTGTGTAAAAATCTTCTATCGACATATTTCATCCTGGCAGGTGTTTAACTCTGGCCAATCTTCATCATTGCTACATGACTGTGGCCTCTTTTTGAGTTTCCTTGGGGTTTAGCTACCAGGAGAAAAGGATCCTGCTAATAAACTGTGTGAGACTTTCACTCGATTAATGTTGAGGTCGTTCATGCATCCTCCTTGTCCTTCTAGATGACACCCAGAGACAAAAGTTACCACTCAACCCCAAGCTCAAAGCGTCATAGTATGAATGTCTGGATAAAACACCTGTAAGTCCAAACTTTAAAACCATTCCGCGGCGTCCCGGCCACCGCTACATACCCCCTCCTATCCGAGCTGAACATGATATGTTCGTCGTCGGCCTCGGGGCGATAGGAGAGGGACGAGCTGGCCATGGACAGCAGGTCCGGGTCCGGGGACATCATCGTGGACTGGGGGGAGTTCATCAGGCTGCGGCGGGAGCGGCACATGCTGCTGTTGCGTGTCAGCGAAGGACGGATCAACGTGGCCGCTGGAGGAAAGATAGAGACGGTGAATGATAAAAAACACCAAGAGAGAAAACCACCATTGTAATTTCTGCATCAAAAACCCTCCGTCTGGTTCTTACTGGAGAACTGTGGATGGATGGGAGGCGTGTCCTCGTCCAGGTCGTCCACTCCCCCCGCGATGGGGTAGGGAGGCACAGAGACTCGCGGCATGACCACCCAGCTGTGGTCTGAGTAGAGGCTGGCTGTCAGGCTCGGCAGCCCTGAGTTACTGACCACAGGGAAGTTACAGAGCTTCTCGATCTGCTGCCAGCGGTGCAGCCGCTCCCTCAGGCACGCCGTCACCTCCGACAGGGCTTTCCTGAGGAACGCAGACCAATGAGATGGCGGCACGATACAGACACTGTGTTCGGAAACTGTTAAGGTGAAGTCTAGAGGCAGAAAGAGGCCGTCTGTGCTTTGATTCATCAGTTTTGGATTTAAACTCAAAGGAATTCTTCGTCAGTGGCAAAACTAACTGCGCAAGTAAAGAATTTaatctttgaaaacaaaacaaaaaattctcTATCACATGATCTGGTTCTTAACGACACAAATTCAGCTTCTTGTAATATTCAGCAGATTAAATCAACAGGTGCAGCCACTAAACATGTGGCTGATAAGTGCGTGAatctgcaggattacacaaaaaacgaCTGAGCTGATTTCCTGgttaaaggaaaagaaaagtggaTTGAACTCAAGTCGACTGTGGGCGGAGGTGTGAGTGAGTTCTTACTTTGCCTCTAGGATCTTGTGGTCCACCTCATCCAGTGATGAACTGTGGGCTACGTGAAGAGTTCCAAACACAGAActtctcttctttttgattTTCTCTGCCTGAAGTTGtaggaaaatgtaaatgttagcaatctttatCATTTCTATCCAGGAAGTACGTGGGCTGGTACATCCATTCATATTCAGACTGTATGAGAAGGGAAACCCACAAATGAAAAGAGTCCAACAATATCATTAAAGAGACAATTTAACTATTGAGGGCATTAGTTGAGATCTTATTACTGTTCACTACAGAGATAAGTATCAGAGTTAAACTTAATTATCCCTTTGTGCGGTTATAATTGGTCCcgtggcttttattttgaagtaacGGTCACTTTAAATGTTACTTCCTCAGACGTCAGCTGGAGCGCTGCCACTTCCTCAGTTCACCGGCCAAAATATCACACCAGTGGTAATGTGAgtgatattttatattattactaCCACTGCTACAGAACTGCCAGACGACAACACACAGGGGAAGGTTTGTATttgataaataaagtatttatgattataaagtaaaaataaaagactctcgtggaggagctgtgtgtctgGAGTTTAAatttgaagaagaagagcagcaacATCCTTTGATTTGGTAATTTTCCTTATTGTTTTAGTTAGGGTTCTTCTAAACAGATCCTGATTAAGATGAGTTCATTCCATGGAGGCTTAGTGCTGCTGCTCTACATGTTTTCAGACGTACCTCTTCTTTGGCGACGGTTAGCTGAAGCTCCGCGTTCTGCTTCTTGATGTTGTAGTATTGAACCTCCACCTCGTGTGTGAGCTGCAGCCACTTCTGAAGAGCTTCTGGCACCGAGCGCTCCGACTGCATCTCCTTCTCCGCTCTCCTCAGGGCCTTTCGCACCTTCGGGGGAAACACAGAGGTAGGAGTCCAATATTTCAAAGCCTTTATTGATCATAAACAGTAAGAGAGAGTGATCGGTAACTCTTTTAGGGTCAGTACCTGTACGAGCTCCTCCTCAGCATACTTCAGGCGGCTCAGCTCACATTCGGCTCCCTCTCGCAGCTCCCGGAGCCGATAAGCCTCCTTCTTGGCCCCGTTGATCTCATCCCTCATCTTCTGCTCCAGGTTCTGCTTCTCCACCGCAACCGTGCGGTTCTCCTCCTGAGCTTTCTCcagtctgagaggaaacaggagcaaGTTTTGAACATTTTCTACTTCCAGTTTGAACTCAGAAGGTTTCAGATGGCTGTGCTCTCACGCACCGGCTCTGCAGGTCTAGGAGGCTTTGCTCTGCGTTCTGCAGGCTTTCCAGATCCCTCATCATCTGAGAGATGTGCACCTTGCTGGACTTGTTCTGCACGTAGGCAAACCAGCAGCCCCCCACACCGATGACTATGGAAACCATCAGGACGAAGTCTTTCAACCAGTTATGTTGTGGACCtgcagacaggaggacaggTTGGTTACAGATTAAACACATTTGTGAAGCTGGTGTTTGGATTTAATGAGCAgtgctggttgtgtgtgtgcttacgGAGCGGAGGACCAAACAGCACAGCGTCCAGGGCCTTGAGGTTCAGTTTCTGTTTATGCCGCTGGTCTAATATCTTCAGCTGCATCGACATAAACGACGGTTCATTTGCTGCTATTCTGAAATATGAAGAGAAACACGAATCAGCAGTTAGTCACACTGGATTTACCTTCCTGCACTGAGACCTTATCATAGTCTGTGTGCATTTATAATGTTATATAACCCACCACAATGAAAAGCAGCTGGTTCTGGTTTCTTAACTTATACATAATGACTTAATCATATACTGTGCATTAGTGCCAGGGTTAATAGATGAATAATATATGAAGGGATGTCCTCCAGGTTGTGGTGAGACCGTTACAGTCACAGATTTATGAGGCCAACTGCAGATTTCCATCAGTCGCACACAAGCTTCACACAGCTGCAATTCATGTAAACAGCTGTTGTTAACATGGTAAACATGATGTAGTAGACTTTAGAAACTTAGTTAACACCCTGaaagttattttacttttaatactttgatGATTGAATTTTTCAGGCTTCTAGCGTCACATTAAAAATACCAGTATTGGTCGAAAAGAGCCTCATATCACTCAAATCCCAGTGAGAACTACTGGTGTGTCTGTGGTCctacccacacagacacacaacgtgCACTCTGCCTGGTTCGCCCCTGTGACACCACTGCATGCCACCACCATCTTGTACGGCTGAGACAACATGGCAGCCAGGAGAAACTGTACCCCTCTGACGTGACATCACTTCATGAGTCAGCGCCCAGCGGCCCTGTGGCGGAACACGAAACCGCTCGGCTCGGCTCAGGCCGTACATGCAGTTTGCAGCGGGACACATTCCACAAGTGTCCCGGCAGCGTCTGACTTGCTGTAACGTCAACTCTCAGATTACTGGAGTTAACAATTTAATCTTCTCGGTGCCACACGAGGGAATTCTGGGAATAACTTGAGTATGGACTTAGCAGATACAAGGACACAGCAGATACAGTGAGGGAAAGACAACCACAGATCCGAATTCAtaaggtttaaaaataaacttatcTGGAACTTCACAAAAACATCTACCTGGTCCAGAAAATCAACCTTGTGCTGCCACTGACAACCAGCAGTGGGCAGCATTGAGCTAACAACCATCACAGTATTACCACTGATCATAATCCCTCTCCCCCAGAGCATCTTAATTTGAGGCAAATTATTTATATCAAGCATTTGTAATGTCTGCCTTTAAGGTTTGAAAAAGtcataaataatttaatttaaattaaaatgagtgTGAGTGATGCAGAACCGGTTCTTCACAGGTTGTTGCTCACCGAGGTAAAGTGTTCCCCGAGACCCGGAAGTCCCGGAAGTTCTTCTCGTACTGCGGCAGCTCCACCGACTCCTTCAGCCACTGCACCGTGTCCTCCATCGTCCAGTTGTGgactgggagggagagagagggagcataAAGCATTTAACATTCACAGAATAACAAAGTGTCTTAGCCTCGGTACAAGAAGTAGAATCCTGACGCCTTGTTTCACCAAAACCAAAATTTATGATGTTCATTCTCTGAGTG
This sequence is a window from Platichthys flesus chromosome 24, fPlaFle2.1, whole genome shotgun sequence. Protein-coding genes within it:
- the stim2b gene encoding stromal interaction molecule 2 isoform X2, which codes for MRCILPALLDVLLRGLVIYAVLGCSSSSGLPGAAAVADPCLIVMPPCMGEADRFSLDALRHIHKQLDDDNDGGIEVNESVEFIIEDMKQQQTNKHSNLHREDQHITVEELWKGWKTSEVHNWTMEDTVQWLKESVELPQYEKNFRDFRVSGNTLPRIAANEPSFMSMQLKILDQRHKQKLNLKALDAVLFGPPLRPQHNWLKDFVLMVSIVIGVGGCWFAYVQNKSSKVHISQMMRDLESLQNAEQSLLDLQSRLEKAQEENRTVAVEKQNLEQKMRDEINGAKKEAYRLRELREGAECELSRLKYAEEELVQVRKALRRAEKEMQSERSVPEALQKWLQLTHEVEVQYYNIKKQNAELQLTVAKEEAEKIKKKRSSVFGTLHVAHSSSLDEVDHKILEAKKALSEVTACLRERLHRWQQIEKLCNFPVVSNSGLPSLTASLYSDHSWVVMPRVSVPPYPIAGGVDDLDEDTPPIHPQFSTATLIRPSLTRNSSMCRSRRSLMNSPQSTMMSPDPDLLSMASSSLSYRPEADDEHIMFSSDRRGEPTQEGGSDTDSLNSSMGRKPPHNPCSPGSETPYRKISREELLLYSHSPELAACTPHTSSSSSSSSLRDSTPPPLPPTPATTPSGPPSTSPSPAMEHHPFAHRGSPDLTHILPESQSLTFTQGGVTSPTGKGVYNGILEKSYSYGQLPASMLPNVGRNPSLTSLDSEGRSVGREHKLQSNSSQDSSDNGERIKRSSSKIKSLFKKKK
- the stim2b gene encoding stromal interaction molecule 2 isoform X1, with the translated sequence MRCILPALLDVLLRGLVIYAVLGCSSSSGLPGAAAVADPCLIVMPPCMGEADRFSLDALRHIHKQLDDDNDGGIEVNESVEFIIEDMKQQQTNKHSNLHREDQHITVEELWKGWKTSEVHNWTMEDTVQWLKESVELPQYEKNFRDFRVSGNTLPRIAANEPSFMSMQLKILDQRHKQKLNLKALDAVLFGPPLRPQHNWLKDFVLMVSIVIGVGGCWFAYVQNKSSKVHISQMMRDLESLQNAEQSLLDLQSRLEKAQEENRTVAVEKQNLEQKMRDEINGAKKEAYRLRELREGAECELSRLKYAEEELVQVRKALRRAEKEMQSERSVPEALQKWLQLTHEVEVQYYNIKKQNAELQLTVAKEEAEKIKKKRSSVFGTLHVAHSSSLDEVDHKILEAKKALSEVTACLRERLHRWQQIEKLCNFPVVSNSGLPSLTASLYSDHSWVVMPRVSVPPYPIAGGVDDLDEDTPPIHPQFSTATLIRPSLTRNSSMCRSRRSLMNSPQSTMMSPDPDLLSMASSSLSYRPEADDEHIMFSSDRRGYVAVAGTPRNGFKVWTYREPTQEGGSDTDSLNSSMGRKPPHNPCSPGSETPYRKISREELLLYSHSPELAACTPHTSSSSSSSSLRDSTPPPLPPTPATTPSGPPSTSPSPAMEHHPFAHRGSPDLTHILPESQSLTFTQGGVTSPTGKGVYNGILEKSYSYGQLPASMLPNVGRNPSLTSLDSEGRSVGREHKLQSNSSQDSSDNGERIKRSSSKIKSLFKKKK